A stretch of the Apium graveolens cultivar Ventura unplaced genomic scaffold, ASM990537v1 ctg5996, whole genome shotgun sequence genome encodes the following:
- the LOC141702958 gene encoding uncharacterized protein LOC141702958, with product MKVFIQAQGVWTAIEPSDAKAPVDEKSDKVALTMIYQGIPEDILLSLAVDKKTAKEAWEAIKTLCQGADRVKQTKIQTLKTEFESMTMKENESIDDFSMKLNGLVRNIKALGESMNEAYVVKKLLRAVPTKFLLITSTLEQFSDLETMIVEEAVGSLKAYEERVKGKVETNEGQLLLTEEEWKKRENDDGKLLFTREEWLKRQNKGGFRGRDKSKVRCYNCQIYGHYAADCRKPKRTKEPRHEANIAQVEDDEPTLLLAKHDKEESGQMMLNEPGVMPLQLSKNTE from the coding sequence ATGAAAGTGTTTATACAAGCCCAAGGTGTGTGGACTGCTATTGAACCTAGTGATGCTAAGGCACCAGTTGACGAGAAATCGGACAAGGTGGCGTTGACTATGATTTATCAAGGGATACCGGAGGATATTCTTTTATCACTTGCTGTTGACAAGAAAACCGCCAAGGAGGCTTGGGAAGCCATTAAGACTTTGTGTCAAGGAGCTGATCGTGTTAAACAGACGAAGATTCAAACTCTGAAAACTGAATTTGAATCCATGACTATGAAAGAGAACGAGTCCATTGATGATTTCAGCATGAAACTAAATGGCTTGGTGAGAAACATTAAGGCACTAGGAGAGAGCATGAATGAAGCATATGTCGTGAAAAAACTATTGCGAGCTGTGCCCACAAAATTTTTGCTGATCACCTCCACCCTCGAGCAATTTAGTGACCTTGAAACAATGATAGTTGAAGAGGCTGTTGGGTCACTCAAGGCATACGAAGAAAGGGTAAAAGGGAAGGTGGAAACGAATGAAGGCCAACTGTTGCTAACGGAAGAAGAATGGAAGAAAAGGGAAAATGATGATGGAAAGCTGCTATTTACTCGTGAGGAATGGCTAAAACGACAGAACAAGGGTGGTTTTCGAGGACGAGATAAGAGTAAGGTTCGATGTTACAATTGTCAGATATATGGCCACTATGCTGCTGATTGCAGAAAACCAAAGCGAACTAAGGAACCAAGACATGAGGCAAATATAGCTCAAGTGGAAGACGACGAGCCAACATTACTTCTGGCCAAACATGACAAGGAGGAATCAGGACAAATGATGCTCAATGAACCAGGGGTGATGCCACTACAGTTGTCCAAGAATACTGAATAA